In Candidatus Abyssobacteria bacterium SURF_5, the genomic stretch GAGTCCTAGTATGCGGAAATATTACATCGTCATCCTTTGGACAGCGATACTGCTTTTTGCTTTTTGCTGCGGGGAAAACCAGCCCCGCGCCGAAAATGCGCCGCTGCCGCAAGCGCTCGAAAAAATACCGCGAGAGGCATCCTCAATCATTCCTCCTTCAGTGGCGGGAGCCTTCTATCCCGCGGATGCGGCCCGGCTGAAGGCGGATATCGCTTCATGTGTCGAATCCGCGGAAATTCCGGAGATGGAGGGAGAGATCGTCGCCGCCATCGTGCCTCATGCCGGATACGCATATTCAGCGCCGGTCGCGGCATACGCTTACAAGGCAATCGCGGCCCGGCTGGAGCGGCAAAAATCTGAGAAACCGGAGGCCATCTTTATCCTCGCGTTCAGCCACAGGATTTCATATCCACATATCTCGGTTCTCCCCCGCGGCGCGATGGAAACTCCGCTCGGCCACGCTCAGGTCCACGAGACAAGCGCGGCGGAATTCATCAAGTCAAGCCCGCTCTTCTCTTTTGCGAAACAGCTTTTCATTGGAGAGCATTCGGCGGAAGTCCAGCTTCCCTTTCTGCAGGTGCTCCTGCCAGATGCTCCGATTGTTCCGGTTATTTTCGGTCAGCAAAGCGGTGCGAATATCCAAGCCGTCGTCGATGGACTCGAAAAGGCCGCCAAATCACATCGGATCCTGGTTATAGCCACTACCGATCTCTCTCACTACAATCCGTACGAAACCGCTAACGCGCTTGATAAAGAAACCATCGATGTCATGCTCGAAGGAAATCCGAGACGGGCGGCTGCATTTCTCAGTGAACACTACGACCGAATGTGCGGAAGAGCGCCCGTCGTGGCTGCACTTTCTTTTGCCGAGAGTCAGAATGCGGTTCCCGTTCTCCTGAAATACGCCAACTCGGGCGATACTGCGGGACGAAAAGACGCCGTCGTCGGATACGCAGCTCTTGTCTTTGTGAAAAAACACGATGCGCCGCCGGCCGCCGCCCCGGAAACAGCCGATCAAGTTTCCCATGATGAATATCTCACCGAGGACGAAAAGAACATCCTTCTGCGGATCGCAAGAAACTCCGTTGAGACATATGTCCGCGAGAAAAAACAATATTCCCTTGAAGTTCCTTCAAGTGAACGATTGCAGGAGAAAGGAGCGGCCTTCGTAACCCTTACCAAGAACGGTTCACTTCGCGGCTGCATCGGCCAGATGCAGGCCACTTTGCCCCTGTACCAAACGGTCGCTCAAATGGCGGTCGCCGCCGCCTCGCAGGATCCTCGCTTTCCTCCCGTTCGTCCCGATGAACTCGACAGCATCCATATCGAGATCTCAGTCAATACTCCGCTTGCGCCCGTCGCCGGCCCCGAGGAAATCATTCTGGGCAAACACGGAG encodes the following:
- the amrB gene encoding AmmeMemoRadiSam system protein B — protein: MRKYYIVILWTAILLFAFCCGENQPRAENAPLPQALEKIPREASSIIPPSVAGAFYPADAARLKADIASCVESAEIPEMEGEIVAAIVPHAGYAYSAPVAAYAYKAIAARLERQKSEKPEAIFILAFSHRISYPHISVLPRGAMETPLGHAQVHETSAAEFIKSSPLFSFAKQLFIGEHSAEVQLPFLQVLLPDAPIVPVIFGQQSGANIQAVVDGLEKAAKSHRILVIATTDLSHYNPYETANALDKETIDVMLEGNPRRAAAFLSEHYDRMCGRAPVVAALSFAESQNAVPVLLKYANSGDTAGRKDAVVGYAALVFVKKHDAPPAAAPETADQVSHDEYLTEDEKNILLRIARNSVETYVREKKQYSLEVPSSERLQEKGAAFVTLTKNGSLRGCIGQMQATLPLYQTVAQMAVAAASQDPRFPPVRPDELDSIHIEISVNTPLAPVAGPEEIILGKHGVVVAKGLRQGVFLPQVATETGWTKEEFLRNLCVQKAGLWPDSYLNGARLFVFTSIVFEEKK